The Daphnia carinata strain CSIRO-1 chromosome 1, CSIRO_AGI_Dcar_HiC_V3, whole genome shotgun sequence sequence taattttttttcctcttagCATTCTTTGCTAACTAGAGCTGGAGTCAGTTACAACGACCTGGAATTAGTTCTTAGAGGTCTATCTTTTCCTACTTGATTGGTTTTCAAACGGTATGTAGCGTGAGCGTGCTATGAAATcatacttttctctttttgattttggaCCCTTGTTCGGAGCTACAAACAGAACGATGCGtgaatttaattcatttaacGTCATTTAAGCCAAGATGAACAAGTTAACTtacttttctctttatttattacaACATCAACTGAGTGAAGAATTTAGCTACAGGAGATGGAAAACAAGccggaggaaaaaaaaacaagattaaaTTTTGTAATGACATCAAACGAGTTTTGAGAAAATGGGGCGTCACAACAACATTTCGTTTGCGCTAAATTAACAGTACCTGGCATTATAGTCGGAACTTGTTTTTTGTCTCTGACCGAACGGAATgcaaaattttgaagaaaaaaaaaactcccgaGAAAACAGGATTGCCAATCAAATGATCGTTCTACatgtaaaaagaagacgacCACAAAAGGATTCGATGATGCTTCTCATTTGGATTTAGGCAGCTTATGTCTGGTTTTAAAGGCTTTGAACTGGATCCAAATGCAACTGAAGTTGGACAGGCCATCCCCATATGCGAATGTGTGTCATTCTGTTTTGGATTTTAACTGCTATGGGTGGTCAAAAAGCAGGTCGaaatctattttatttttattttcaggaaATCAGACAATTTGTctaaccctttttttatttttggcttttaAAATAGTGTTATGACGAGTTTATTTAACGGCGAAAATAATTAACACACAGACAAAACTCTACATATATTTCTTGCTGTCGCTgtcattgttgttgttagtGATTGCTGACTTTGACGAAGaatgaattttcttatttttctggTACGTATGTCTATAGAAGTTGAGAAACATCAGAAGGAAAAACACTTCGTGGAGGCCTATCCAACAGGACATAAGGTATGGAAAATCGCAGTCAACAAAGAGCAATTGGAAACAATGAATGGACGCAGTGACGAATTGAACCATCTGAAAAGTGGTAAGGTATTTCTTCCATCCGAGGTATTTTTGAACTTGTGGTCCCATCGCCGCCAAGAAGTAATAGAAATACATGACAACATGCACCAGGGAGTTAAGGAATGCGAAAAATGAACCGTGCCCTCCGCAAACGTAACGGATGCCCGGCCACAAAGTCGTAGGAATCCAGCCGTGGTGGATAATGTGAAGCATCGTGATTTGATTACTTTTCTTGCGGAGAACGAAGAATATCGTGTCGAATAAGTCGACGAATTTTGAAAGGTAGAACACGTAACATGCTCTAAGAACCCGATATGCTGATTCGTCATACGAATAATCAACTGGTTGGCAGAAAAAACTGTAATTCCCGCTGAGCCATCCGTAGCGGCTTAGTTCGTAGAACACCCAGACATTGACGACAATCTGAAAGAAGTTGTAGAACAGTAAAACTCGTCGCAGGTCATACGCTGGCCGGTTTTCCATAAATTTTGGCCCCAATACTTTGACGATGAAGACGTAAGCCAGGCAAATTGCCATAGCAGGCAATGGAGAGCTCATCAATGGCCAGCCGTCCACTCTCGTATCTAAAAATGAACAGgaaccaatttttgtttaaaccaaaaattgcACAGATCACATaaaaacgatgaagaagatttcACACCTCTCAGTTCCCATAGTTTGTTGGTATAAAAGGCGATGGAGTCAACTAGCGCAGCCATTTTTTGGCAAAGCGATTCTCGTTTTTCCTAACTCTCTTGACAAATGTGAAAAGGGGTGCGACTTTCAGTATGGGGTTTTCATAAGAGAGACTATGACGTGGTGCTCAAGAGCTCCCCAGGATGTGACGGACTATTTCGCGTCGGTTTTCCTGGGTCCTTTATATAGCCTTCCACCAGTTCTACGAGAACAAGGCAAGATATACCCACTGGTCTGATTTACCTACGCTACACAAAACAGATCATTTGAATGAACCTTTCTCTTCCGCCAACCTCAATTAATCCTGTCTAACTAGTTTTCCCGGTTAACTTTCATTGTACCATATAAACTGTACTCAGCACGAtttgaaacgaaagaaaaaaaggaaaaagggggtCGATTTCGGCAGATCCATAGGGggatttcaaaattgtttgCTTGTGCATTTGTCAGCCACCTGAGCAACCACTGCGCGCTCGTGAACAAGGAATTGTTgctgattatttttttatgtctgTTCCTTCTGGCCTGATGCAATGTCTAGTTGTAGGATCTCCGCTTTCACGTTCATGAACAGGTGTTTGGGATTTGTAAGACTAAACATGTATTTTCGCAATAAACTTTCACGTTCAAAAATTTTGCTAGGTAAACGAAAGTAAAACACCATTTTCGGAAAAAGTTGAGAAAAGCCATTCGATAGACACAAGGTGaattccttttcgttttggcGTTTCGAAATATCACAAGGGATTCACGGAAAATCGACTGacgcttaaattttttccaACTTTATTCGCATGCCAACGCAGTAGTGTATTTCTGCTATTTAGAGATCTTTGTTTGACATTCGAGTTTTGTTACAAGATGGTGatagtgtttctttttccttatgaTAGGCGTTCCTGTAAAAGTTGATaaacaaaccgagaaaaaTCAGTTCATGACCACCAATCCACCAGCAAAACGCGATAGGGAAATCACAGTCGATGAACATCAGTTGGAAACAGTGGAACGAAGCCATGATGAATTGAATCATCTGAAAGCTCGTCAAATGTTTCTTCCAGCCGAGATACTTTTGATAGCTTGGTCCCATGGCCGCCATAAAGTAGTAGAAGTACATTACGACGTGCACCAACGTGTtgagaaatgcaaaaaaggaTGCGTGTCCTCCGCAAACGAAGCGCACACCCGGCCATAATGTCATCGGAAGTATCCCGTGATGGATAACGTGAAGCATGGtgatttgattgttttttttgcgaagCACAAAGAACAATGTGTCCAATAAATCGATGAACTTTGAAATGTAAAAGCAATAGCCTGCTCTGACGATTCGCATTGCTGCCTCACTGTTTGAATAATCGACTGGCTGGCAAATAAAACTATAATTTCCACTGAGCCAACCGAAGCGGCCGAGTTCGTAAAATAACCAGCCATTGAAAATAATCTGAAAGAGGTTGTAAGCCATTAGTATTCCTCGTAGTTTGAAGGCTGGCCTGTTTTTCATAAACTTCGGACCGCACATTTTTACGGCGTAGACGTAACCTAAGCAGATCATGATGGACGGCAAAGGAGAGCTCATTAACGGTAAGCCGTCCAGCCGCTTGTCTGTTTACACAAAGAACAATTTTAGTGAGAAGTACTTTAACtgtattatttaaaatcacAATAAAGAACAAAGCAATAAAAGAAGtttaaattgtatttttactaCCTCTAGATTCCCATAGTCTTTTGCTTTCTAATAAGGCTGCTTGGATGTAGGAAGCCATACCACAGTACAACCTCAGTCAGCAGTTTACTTCGTTAAACTAAGAacgtgattttatttttgttgttcgtCATTTCCGACTTAGATATGTGATTTCCTCGTTTTCGTATTTTGTCAGTGTTGGGGAGGGTTGACCTCAAACAAACCGTACCGGATTTCGTACGTGTACCACACCGGAATTAAGTGGTATCGCTCCGGATGCATGTACTCCCCAAATAATTATAGTTCTTGTTAGGTACCTATTTGTCACAGCGGTTTGCCGCCCTTCCATAACGGGGATGTCTGAGATAAACTCCACTATATAGAAAAGAACCTTTTCTGCTAATGAACTAGAACCAATATTTAAAATACAAGAATATTAAGTACAGAAAAGACAAGgatagaaaatagaaaaaaactgGCCAAATAGAGCATTCTATAAAGCCAGTTTTTTGTTATAAACTAGGGCGTCGAAAATTTCGTATGGGCTACTTTTATCCTAAACCGGCCCTTAGCATAAATTCGATTTCGGCGTTAAATCCCGATTTGGACTACCTTTTTGCATTTGTATCGTTTGGAGTTCAAAGCTCATATTCAAAATTCAAGTGCAAAAATagtttcacctttttttctttcagagaACAAAGAGAAACTAGGAGCTTGGTATTCTTGTTCGATCGTCCACAATACAGGTC is a genomic window containing:
- the LOC130692501 gene encoding elongation of very long chain fatty acids protein AAEL008004-like, which gives rise to MAALVDSIAFYTNKLWELRDTRVDGWPLMSSPLPAMAICLAYVFIVKVLGPKFMENRPAYDLRRVLLFYNFFQIVVNVWVFYELSRYGWLSGNYSFFCQPVDYSYDESAYRVLRACYVFYLSKFVDLFDTIFFVLRKKSNQITMLHIIHHGWIPTTLWPGIRYVCGGHGSFFAFLNSLVHVVMYFYYFLAAMGPQVQKYLGWKKYLTTFQMVQFVTASIHCFQLLFVDCDFPYLMSCWIGLHEVFFLLMFLNFYRHTYQKNKKIHSSSKSAITNNNNDSDSKKYM
- the LOC130692476 gene encoding elongation of very long chain fatty acids protein AAEL008004-like; amino-acid sequence: MASYIQAALLESKRLWESRDKRLDGLPLMSSPLPSIMICLGYVYAVKMCGPKFMKNRPAFKLRGILMAYNLFQIIFNGWLFYELGRFGWLSGNYSFICQPVDYSNSEAAMRIVRAGYCFYISKFIDLLDTLFFVLRKKNNQITMLHVIHHGILPMTLWPGVRFVCGGHASFFAFLNTLVHVVMYFYYFMAAMGPSYQKYLGWKKHLTSFQMIQFIMASFHCFQLMFIDCDFPIAFCWWIGGHELIFLGLFINFYRNAYHKEKETLSPSCNKTRMSNKDL